Proteins from a genomic interval of Halomonas alkaliantarctica:
- a CDS encoding ABC transporter substrate-binding protein: protein MKQITRLGLGLLLSSSLVTAHADDVKIGMITTLSGGGSHLGVDVRDGFMLALEQSGRDDVEVLIQDDARRPDLARSLSNEFMQRDKVDILTGIIWSNLAMAVVPSVVRQGTFYLSPNAGPSDLAGRMCHENYFNVAYQNDNLHGAMGAYMRKEGYERPIIMAPNYPAGTDALAGFKHLYEGEVVGELYTQMGQTDYAAEIAQIRDSDADSLFFFLPGGMGISFMKQWESSGVDMPIFGAAFSFDEILIKAVGSAAIGARNTSLWAYDLENEANERFVESFQATYDRMPTLYAAQGYDTANLILSALETAHPDDKDAFREALRAADFDSVRGEFRFGPNQHPIQDIYVREVVEGDDGEPTNRLMGIAVEDIQDIYFEQCQM from the coding sequence ATGAAACAGATAACGCGCTTGGGTCTTGGCCTACTGCTCTCATCAAGCCTGGTCACCGCTCACGCCGATGACGTCAAAATTGGCATGATCACCACCCTTTCTGGAGGCGGTTCGCATTTGGGTGTCGACGTTCGCGATGGCTTTATGCTGGCGCTCGAGCAGTCGGGCCGGGACGATGTGGAAGTTCTGATCCAGGATGACGCTAGACGGCCAGATCTGGCTCGCAGCTTGTCTAATGAGTTTATGCAGCGAGATAAGGTCGATATTCTGACCGGGATTATCTGGTCGAACCTGGCGATGGCTGTCGTACCGTCAGTGGTGCGTCAGGGGACCTTCTATCTCTCGCCCAATGCAGGGCCTTCCGATTTAGCCGGAAGGATGTGCCACGAGAACTACTTCAATGTGGCTTACCAGAACGACAACCTACATGGTGCGATGGGTGCTTATATGCGTAAAGAGGGGTATGAGCGTCCGATCATTATGGCGCCCAACTACCCCGCCGGCACCGACGCCTTAGCAGGTTTCAAACACCTTTATGAAGGCGAAGTGGTCGGCGAGCTTTACACCCAAATGGGCCAGACCGATTACGCCGCTGAAATTGCCCAGATTCGCGATAGCGATGCCGACAGCCTGTTCTTCTTCTTGCCCGGTGGTATGGGTATTTCGTTTATGAAGCAGTGGGAGAGTTCCGGGGTTGATATGCCGATCTTTGGCGCCGCCTTCTCCTTCGATGAAATTCTTATCAAAGCCGTAGGCAGTGCAGCAATTGGCGCACGCAATACCTCGCTATGGGCATACGACCTGGAAAACGAAGCCAACGAACGCTTTGTTGAGAGCTTCCAGGCCACCTATGACCGCATGCCAACGCTATACGCGGCGCAAGGTTACGACACCGCTAACTTGATCCTTAGTGCACTTGAAACCGCTCATCCTGATGACAAGGACGCCTTTCGCGAAGCGCTGCGGGCCGCCGACTTTGACAGCGTGCGCGGCGAGTTCCGTTTTGGCCCCAACCAGCACCCCATCCAGGATATCTACGTGCGTGAAGTCGTAGAAGGCGACGATGGTGAGCCCACCAATCGCCTGATGGGTATCGCTGTTGAGGATATTCAAGACATCTACTTTGAGCAGTGCCAGATGTAA
- a CDS encoding efflux RND transporter periplasmic adaptor subunit, whose protein sequence is MRKIPFSYALASLLVLALVIWLAFGNFQRFQTTPPDAPAPSEEGTRVEIVVQQSTAFIPEQIVQGQLTAERETTLRANIAGFVAEKPVAQGSRVNAGDTLLVLDNDALPEQLKQARDELAVAEAEYAGARNLRQRELISQPELLRLQSALSASAASVAQLQKQLDDSRPTAPFDGVLNRVQVELGDLLQPGEEWGQLVDDRRLKGAAWVSQQQVGDLSVGLPVTARLLNGDHLEGELTFISHRAEEATRSFYIEATLDNPAGKRLAGGSAELTITLPPRQVHTLSPALLSLNSEGQLAVKHLDDNDQVQQTAVELVSADIQRAYVTGLPDPLRLITLGAGMVETGETVTPVPADEAIISQPAEQDSVHAPVD, encoded by the coding sequence ATGCGAAAAATCCCGTTTTCTTATGCCTTGGCTAGTCTACTAGTTCTGGCATTAGTGATATGGCTCGCGTTTGGTAATTTTCAGCGCTTTCAAACCACACCCCCAGACGCCCCGGCACCCAGCGAAGAAGGTACGCGTGTCGAAATTGTCGTGCAGCAGAGCACCGCCTTTATTCCCGAGCAAATTGTTCAGGGCCAATTGACGGCAGAGCGCGAAACCACCCTGCGTGCCAACATCGCGGGCTTTGTGGCTGAGAAGCCAGTCGCGCAAGGCAGTCGTGTAAATGCGGGCGATACGCTACTGGTGCTGGATAACGATGCCCTGCCCGAGCAGCTAAAGCAGGCCCGGGACGAGCTAGCGGTAGCCGAAGCGGAGTATGCCGGGGCGCGCAATCTGCGCCAACGAGAGCTGATTTCGCAGCCAGAACTGCTCCGCCTGCAGAGCGCACTAAGCGCCAGCGCCGCCTCGGTGGCGCAACTGCAGAAGCAGCTGGATGACAGCCGTCCCACCGCGCCGTTTGATGGCGTGCTCAATCGGGTTCAGGTGGAACTAGGCGACCTGCTCCAACCCGGCGAAGAGTGGGGGCAGTTAGTCGATGACCGCCGCTTGAAAGGGGCCGCCTGGGTTTCGCAGCAGCAGGTTGGTGATTTAAGCGTAGGGCTGCCGGTGACCGCCCGGCTGCTTAATGGCGATCACTTAGAAGGCGAGCTGACCTTTATCAGCCACCGCGCCGAAGAGGCCACGCGTAGCTTTTATATCGAAGCCACACTGGACAACCCAGCCGGCAAACGCCTGGCAGGCGGCAGTGCAGAGCTGACGATTACGCTGCCTCCCCGCCAAGTGCACACCCTTTCGCCTGCGCTGTTGAGCTTGAATAGCGAAGGCCAACTGGCGGTCAAGCATCTGGATGACAACGATCAGGTGCAGCAAACCGCCGTGGAACTGGTGAGTGCCGATATACAGCGCGCCTATGTGACTGGCCTTCCCGACCCGCTGCGCCTGATTACATTAGGCGCAGGCATGGTGGAGACCGGCGAAACGGTCACCCCGGTGCCTGCTGATGAGGCAATTATTTCACAGCCAGCGGAACAGGATAGCGTCCATGCGCCAGTTGATTGA
- a CDS encoding efflux RND transporter permease subunit: MRQLIDAALAHTRTTMLLLVSLLLAGITAWQMIPKEANPDVTIPMIYVSLSLEGVSPEDGERLLIRPMEQELRGIEGLRKFTAQSSEGHGSITLEFDPGFDPDTALTDVRDRVDIARSELPDEADEPRVMEVNVSEFPVLTIGLSGQLDTRERMTIARRLQEEIEGIADVLEVDIAGEREDLLEIVVDPLVLESYGVDFDALFNQVSRNNRLVAAGSLDTGAGRLALKVPGIIESLEDVMNMPVKVDEDRVVTFGDVAWINPTYKEPEGFARIDSQPAVVLEVSKRAGANIIATIGAVRDRLAEADDLLPEQLRFTTILDESTTVENMLSELLNNVLTAVVLVLIVVVAVMGWRMALLVGLTIPGAFLTGILLVWAFGFTLNIVVLFALILVAGMLVDGAIVVSELADRHLRDGQTPHQAWLNAASRMSWPVIASTATTLAVFIPLLFWPGVVGQFMKYLPATVILCLLASLAMALVFLPTLGRLFTRTTATTAGADQDEATTAFGRGYRHLLARLLMHPAWVLLVTVLLMALLYTGYARFNHGVDFFPAVEPDSAQVLVRARGDFSALETDAIVQRVEAKLSGMSEVRALYARSFAVPNEQMGNDVIGMLQFQFIDWNERRPAQAILDDMAERTRDIPGITLEFQEQEMGPGGGKPIVLEVSATNPDVADAGVNQLTQLMRELGGFTDIQDNRSLPGVEWRVNVDREAAARMGTDVTTIGSAVQLLTTGLQVASYRPPEVSDEVDIRVRLPQNWRSLDQLERLTINTQRGQVPISHFVTLEPAPKVGTLNRIDGRRAITIDADLAPGYLADERLNALLAAGSDRLPDGLMVNVAGEQEDQQESMQFLASAFMIAIGLMALILVTQFNSFYQAGLVLSAIVFSTAGVLMGLLITGQAFGIVMVGMGVIALAGIVVNNNIVLIDTYNELRGQGLTPGEAALEAGCLRLRPVLLTAITTVLGLMPMVLGVNVDLFTPALGFNAPSAQWWTQMSSAIAGGLTFGTALTLLLTPCMLVIGGKLRKHQ; the protein is encoded by the coding sequence ATGCGCCAGTTGATTGATGCGGCGCTAGCCCATACCCGAACGACGATGCTGCTGTTAGTAAGTCTGCTGCTGGCGGGCATCACTGCCTGGCAGATGATCCCTAAAGAAGCCAACCCCGACGTCACCATCCCGATGATTTATGTCTCGCTGTCACTGGAGGGGGTTAGCCCCGAGGATGGCGAGCGGCTGTTAATTCGTCCCATGGAGCAGGAGCTGCGTGGCATTGAGGGATTGCGCAAGTTCACCGCCCAGTCCAGCGAGGGGCATGGCTCGATTACGCTGGAGTTCGACCCCGGTTTTGATCCCGACACCGCGCTGACCGACGTGCGTGATCGCGTGGATATTGCCCGTAGCGAGTTGCCTGACGAGGCCGATGAGCCTCGCGTGATGGAAGTCAATGTGTCGGAGTTTCCGGTGTTGACCATTGGCCTCTCCGGGCAACTGGATACCCGGGAACGCATGACGATTGCCCGGCGCCTGCAGGAAGAGATCGAGGGCATCGCCGACGTGCTGGAAGTCGACATTGCCGGTGAGCGGGAAGACCTGCTGGAAATAGTCGTTGATCCGCTGGTATTGGAGAGCTATGGGGTCGATTTTGATGCGCTGTTTAATCAGGTGTCGCGCAATAACCGCTTGGTAGCAGCGGGCAGCTTGGATACCGGCGCGGGCCGCTTGGCGTTGAAAGTCCCCGGCATTATCGAGTCCCTCGAGGATGTCATGAATATGCCGGTCAAGGTCGACGAGGATCGCGTGGTCACCTTTGGCGATGTGGCATGGATTAACCCCACCTATAAAGAGCCGGAAGGCTTTGCCCGCATTGACAGCCAGCCCGCAGTGGTACTGGAGGTTTCCAAGCGCGCCGGGGCGAATATCATCGCTACCATTGGTGCAGTCCGTGACCGCTTAGCCGAAGCGGATGATTTGCTTCCCGAGCAACTGCGTTTCACCACTATTCTGGATGAGTCGACCACCGTTGAGAATATGCTCTCCGAGCTGCTCAACAATGTACTGACCGCCGTAGTGCTGGTGCTGATTGTGGTGGTCGCGGTGATGGGCTGGCGCATGGCGCTCCTGGTGGGTCTTACCATTCCCGGCGCCTTCTTAACCGGCATTCTGCTGGTCTGGGCGTTTGGTTTTACGCTTAATATCGTGGTGCTGTTCGCGCTGATTCTGGTGGCGGGCATGCTGGTCGACGGGGCTATCGTCGTCAGTGAACTTGCCGACCGCCACTTGCGCGATGGGCAAACGCCACATCAAGCGTGGCTTAACGCCGCTTCGCGCATGAGCTGGCCGGTGATTGCCTCGACGGCCACTACGCTTGCCGTATTTATTCCCTTGCTGTTCTGGCCCGGCGTGGTCGGTCAGTTTATGAAGTACCTACCCGCCACAGTGATTTTATGCCTACTGGCATCGCTGGCCATGGCGCTGGTGTTCTTACCGACTCTTGGGCGCCTGTTTACGCGTACTACCGCAACGACGGCAGGCGCTGATCAGGATGAGGCGACGACCGCCTTTGGGCGCGGCTATCGCCACCTGCTGGCAAGGCTACTTATGCACCCTGCCTGGGTACTGCTGGTGACTGTACTGCTTATGGCGCTGCTGTATACCGGCTATGCGCGCTTTAACCACGGTGTCGACTTCTTCCCAGCCGTAGAGCCCGACAGCGCTCAGGTACTGGTGCGCGCCCGAGGCGACTTCTCTGCCCTGGAAACCGACGCCATTGTGCAGCGGGTAGAAGCCAAACTATCCGGCATGAGTGAAGTGCGGGCGCTATATGCCCGCTCTTTTGCGGTGCCTAACGAGCAGATGGGCAACGACGTGATTGGCATGCTGCAGTTCCAGTTTATCGACTGGAATGAGCGTCGCCCTGCCCAGGCCATTTTGGATGACATGGCCGAGCGCACCCGGGATATTCCCGGTATTACGCTGGAATTTCAGGAGCAGGAGATGGGCCCCGGCGGTGGCAAGCCGATCGTACTTGAAGTGAGCGCCACTAATCCCGATGTCGCCGATGCGGGCGTGAACCAGCTAACCCAACTAATGCGCGAGCTGGGAGGCTTTACCGATATTCAGGATAACCGCAGTCTACCTGGTGTGGAATGGCGGGTTAATGTGGATCGTGAAGCCGCGGCGCGCATGGGTACCGATGTGACAACTATTGGTAGCGCAGTACAGCTGCTGACGACCGGCCTTCAGGTGGCTAGTTATCGCCCGCCCGAAGTCAGCGATGAAGTGGATATCCGGGTGCGCCTGCCGCAGAACTGGCGCTCGCTGGATCAGTTGGAGCGATTGACGATCAATACCCAGCGGGGCCAAGTACCGATCTCGCATTTTGTGACCCTGGAACCGGCACCGAAGGTCGGCACCCTGAATCGCATCGATGGCCGACGTGCCATTACGATAGACGCCGACCTTGCCCCTGGCTATCTCGCCGATGAACGCCTGAACGCCCTGCTAGCGGCAGGCAGCGACCGCTTGCCTGACGGCCTGATGGTCAACGTGGCGGGCGAGCAGGAGGATCAGCAGGAGTCGATGCAATTCTTAGCCAGCGCGTTCATGATTGCTATCGGTTTGATGGCGCTGATTCTGGTTACTCAATTCAATAGCTTTTATCAGGCGGGGCTGGTGCTGTCAGCGATTGTGTTCTCCACCGCAGGTGTGCTCATGGGCCTGCTGATTACCGGGCAGGCCTTCGGCATTGTCATGGTGGGGATGGGTGTCATTGCCTTGGCGGGTATCGTGGTCAATAACAACATTGTCTTGATCGATACCTACAACGAACTGCGTGGCCAAGGCTTGACACCCGGCGAAGCCGCGCTCGAAGCAGGCTGTTTACGCTTGCGCCCGGTGCTGTTAACGGCGATTACCACAGTGCTGGGACTCATGCCGATGGTGCTGGGGGTCAATGTTGATCTATTCACCCCGGCCCTAGGCTTTAACGCCCCTTCCGCACAGTGGTGGACGCAAATGTCTAGCGCCATTGCCGGGGGACTCACGTTCGGCACCGCGCTTACCCTGCTACTTACCCCCTGCATGCTGGTGATTGGGGGTAAGCTGCGTAAACACCAGTAA
- a CDS encoding HAD family hydrolase — translation MSLAIFDLDNTLLSIDSDHAWGEFLLEQGAVDPVAYREANERFMADYNAGTLDMAAFLEMALKPLADNSPEQLSAWHQQFMASKIEPNILPKAEELLARHRTKGDTLLIITATNRFITAPIAERLGVDHLIAVNPEVKEGRYTGRVSGIPSYREGKVTRLEKWLEDQDLTMEGAWFYSDSHNDLPLLEIVEHPVAVDPDDTLREIAKERQWRIMSLRD, via the coding sequence GTGAGTCTGGCCATTTTCGATTTGGATAATACGCTGCTATCCATCGACAGCGATCATGCCTGGGGCGAGTTTTTACTCGAACAAGGGGCAGTCGATCCGGTTGCCTACCGGGAAGCCAATGAGCGCTTCATGGCCGATTACAATGCGGGCACCCTAGATATGGCCGCCTTTTTGGAAATGGCGCTTAAGCCCTTGGCCGACAACTCCCCTGAACAGCTTTCGGCATGGCACCAGCAGTTTATGGCCAGCAAAATCGAGCCAAACATCCTGCCCAAAGCGGAAGAGCTGCTGGCGCGCCACCGCACCAAAGGCGATACGCTGCTGATTATTACCGCCACCAACCGCTTTATTACTGCACCGATTGCCGAGCGCTTGGGTGTCGATCACTTAATCGCGGTGAACCCGGAGGTCAAAGAGGGCCGCTACACGGGTCGCGTTTCGGGCATTCCCAGCTACCGCGAAGGCAAAGTCACCCGCTTAGAAAAGTGGCTGGAAGATCAAGACCTGACCATGGAAGGCGCATGGTTCTATAGCGACTCGCACAATGATTTGCCGCTGTTAGAAATAGTCGAGCACCCCGTCGCCGTCGACCCCGACGACACCCTCCGCGAAATCGCCAAAGAACGCCAGTGGCGGATCATGAGTTTGCGGGATTGA
- the ptsP gene encoding phosphoenolpyruvate--protein phosphotransferase yields MLEVLRRVIQEVNGARNLDAALSTMVRRIRKAMQTDVCSFYLYDKELESLVLMETIGLRTQAVGRVVLPLGEGLVGLVAKRSEPLNLEDAQTHPQFRYFEATGEERYSSFLGVPIIHQRLMLGVLVVQQAEKRRYDDEDEAFLVTMAAQLAGVLAHALATGNLLRPALAGGQAMFKGVAASPGMAMGEAVVITPPSDLNSVPDLIPSDQDYEVERLKEAIGKTRSEIRAAAERLASRISAQELALFDVYQQMLGEAALADEVEKRIREGQWAPGALADVVRRHVQYLERVDDNYLRERAADIRDLGRRVLAHLQEDTPSTPETYPDNAILVGDEISVAMLGEVPREKLKGLVSVRGSSTSHVAIVARAMGIPTVLGMVDLPLPRLGGAPVVLDGHRGRLFVRPAPELKARYESLIAEEIALSELLEHEQDLPSATPDGHAMPLMVNTGLAVDATALLKSRIGGVGLYRTEVPFMITERFPGEKEQTKLYRDQLEGFAPLPVVMRTLDIGGDKDLPYFPIEEANPFLGWRGMRVTLDHPEVLMVQLRAMLKASIDLDNLYVLFPMITNVEEVDEALRLLDRAILELGEEGITVVRPKVGVMIEVPATIYQMDALAKRVDFFSVGSNDLTQYLLAVDRNNPRVSSLYDALHPALLGALLELATDATRLNKPISLCGELAGDPAGALLLMAMGFTSLSMNAPSLPKVRAAIRRVPLSDAQQLLKEVMELDTPAQVHTHLEGCMDEWQLSHLMPPRD; encoded by the coding sequence ATGCTTGAGGTGCTGCGCCGAGTGATTCAGGAAGTGAATGGCGCGCGCAACCTCGACGCCGCGCTGTCCACGATGGTACGCCGAATTCGTAAAGCGATGCAGACCGATGTGTGCTCCTTCTATCTCTACGACAAGGAGCTTGAGTCGCTGGTATTGATGGAAACTATTGGCTTGCGTACCCAAGCAGTAGGGCGCGTAGTGCTTCCGTTAGGCGAAGGCCTGGTGGGTTTGGTAGCTAAACGCAGCGAGCCGCTTAACCTCGAGGATGCCCAGACCCACCCGCAATTCCGCTATTTTGAAGCCACTGGAGAAGAGCGCTACTCCAGCTTTTTAGGCGTGCCTATTATCCACCAGCGGCTGATGCTCGGCGTGCTGGTTGTTCAGCAAGCCGAAAAACGCCGCTACGACGATGAAGATGAAGCCTTCCTGGTCACCATGGCTGCGCAACTGGCAGGCGTATTAGCGCACGCCTTAGCGACAGGTAACCTGCTGCGCCCGGCACTTGCCGGTGGGCAGGCAATGTTTAAAGGTGTGGCTGCCTCGCCGGGTATGGCCATGGGAGAAGCGGTGGTGATTACCCCGCCTTCCGATCTCAATAGCGTGCCGGATCTCATTCCAAGCGATCAGGACTATGAGGTCGAGCGCTTGAAGGAGGCGATCGGTAAAACCCGCAGCGAAATTCGTGCGGCGGCCGAGCGCTTGGCAAGTCGTATCTCTGCACAGGAGCTGGCGCTGTTTGATGTTTATCAGCAAATGCTTGGCGAAGCAGCGCTGGCCGACGAAGTGGAAAAGCGCATTCGCGAAGGGCAGTGGGCGCCTGGCGCCCTGGCTGACGTAGTGCGACGCCACGTGCAGTACTTAGAGCGCGTTGACGATAACTACCTGCGTGAGCGCGCCGCCGATATTCGCGATCTGGGCCGCCGCGTGTTGGCACACTTGCAGGAAGACACGCCGTCCACGCCGGAAACCTACCCCGATAACGCGATCTTGGTCGGCGACGAAATTAGCGTGGCCATGCTGGGTGAGGTCCCCCGCGAGAAGCTCAAAGGGCTGGTCTCGGTACGCGGTTCCAGCACTTCTCACGTGGCGATTGTCGCCCGCGCCATGGGCATTCCTACGGTGCTGGGCATGGTGGATTTACCGCTGCCGCGCCTAGGTGGTGCACCGGTGGTGCTGGATGGTCACCGTGGCCGCCTGTTTGTACGCCCAGCGCCTGAACTGAAAGCACGCTATGAAAGTTTGATTGCTGAAGAGATTGCGCTGAGCGAGTTGTTAGAGCACGAACAAGATCTACCCAGCGCCACCCCCGACGGCCACGCCATGCCGCTAATGGTGAATACCGGGTTGGCGGTCGATGCCACCGCGCTGCTTAAAAGCCGTATCGGTGGGGTGGGGCTCTATCGTACAGAAGTGCCGTTTATGATTACCGAACGCTTCCCCGGCGAAAAAGAGCAAACCAAGCTCTATCGCGACCAGCTTGAAGGCTTTGCGCCGCTGCCGGTGGTGATGCGAACTCTGGATATTGGTGGCGACAAAGATCTGCCTTATTTCCCGATTGAAGAGGCCAACCCGTTCCTTGGATGGCGCGGTATGCGCGTGACGCTGGATCACCCCGAAGTGCTGATGGTGCAACTGCGTGCGATGCTTAAAGCCTCCATCGACCTGGATAACCTCTACGTCCTCTTCCCGATGATCACCAACGTCGAAGAAGTAGACGAAGCGTTGCGGCTGCTGGATCGTGCCATTCTAGAGCTGGGCGAAGAGGGCATTACCGTCGTCAGGCCCAAGGTCGGCGTGATGATTGAAGTGCCCGCCACTATTTACCAAATGGACGCGCTGGCGAAGCGAGTCGACTTCTTCTCTGTGGGCAGCAACGATTTAACCCAGTACTTACTGGCGGTGGATCGCAACAACCCACGGGTATCGAGTCTTTACGATGCGCTGCATCCGGCGTTGCTCGGTGCCTTGTTGGAACTTGCCACTGATGCCACGCGGCTCAATAAGCCCATTTCGCTATGCGGTGAATTGGCCGGCGACCCAGCCGGGGCGCTGCTACTCATGGCCATGGGCTTTACCAGTCTCTCCATGAATGCACCAAGCCTGCCTAAAGTGCGCGCGGCCATTCGCCGAGTACCGCTTAGCGATGCCCAGCAACTGCTCAAAGAAGTCATGGAGCTGGATACGCCTGCTCAGGTGCACACTCATCTAGAGGGATGTATGGATGAGTGGCAGCTATCGCACCTTATGCCGCCCCGTGACTGA
- the rsd gene encoding sigma D regulator, with protein MLEDCKNALERWGGVHTLIDRWLDQRRQLLVSFIELKEACDAELEAVSKAPIDTFSEKLMDYISAGHFEIYPQLSEEARAFGDEGALVIAEKLLERLDMSTEMVLEFDTDFGSTLHCEQNIARLPAWIDRLARGLTERFALEDQLIARLHAVHSPQHTKAPA; from the coding sequence ATGCTCGAAGATTGCAAAAATGCCCTGGAGCGCTGGGGAGGCGTGCATACCCTGATTGACCGCTGGCTGGATCAGCGCCGTCAGCTATTGGTCAGCTTTATCGAGCTGAAAGAAGCGTGTGATGCTGAACTGGAAGCAGTGAGCAAAGCACCTATCGATACGTTTAGTGAAAAGCTAATGGATTACATCAGCGCTGGCCACTTTGAGATTTACCCTCAGCTCTCAGAAGAGGCACGGGCCTTCGGCGATGAGGGCGCCCTGGTCATCGCGGAGAAGTTGCTCGAGCGTTTAGACATGTCCACTGAAATGGTATTGGAGTTCGATACCGACTTTGGCTCCACGCTTCACTGCGAGCAAAATATCGCCCGCCTACCGGCCTGGATCGATCGCTTAGCTCGCGGCCTTACCGAACGCTTCGCGCTGGAAGACCAGTTGATCGCGCGCTTACACGCCGTTCACAGCCCGCAGCACACCAAAGCACCCGCTTAA
- a CDS encoding malate dehydrogenase: MKDPVRIAITGGAGQISYSLIFRIAAGDMLGPDQPVILQLLEIPQAMDALNGVVMEVNDCAFPLVQDIVATDDPNVAFKDADFALLVGARPRGPGMERKDLLEANAAIFSVQGKALNDHASRDVKVLVVGNPANTNALIASCNAPDLDAGQFTAMTRLDHNRALTQLAQKTGKHVTDVENMIIWGNHSATQYPDLAQCKVDGKAAFDLVERDWYENDFIPTVQQRGAAIIKARGASSAASAASSAIDHMHDWALGSKGIVSMAIPSDGSYGIDEGIIYSYPVRCQGGKYEIVQGFEIDEFSQEKMKATEKELREERAAVEHLLG, encoded by the coding sequence ATGAAAGATCCAGTACGTATTGCGATTACCGGCGGCGCCGGTCAGATCAGCTACTCTCTTATTTTCCGCATCGCCGCTGGCGACATGTTGGGGCCGGATCAGCCTGTCATTCTCCAGCTTCTGGAAATTCCCCAGGCAATGGACGCCCTGAACGGCGTGGTTATGGAAGTCAACGACTGTGCCTTCCCGCTGGTACAAGACATTGTTGCCACCGACGACCCGAACGTCGCGTTCAAAGACGCTGATTTCGCCCTGCTGGTCGGCGCTCGTCCGCGTGGCCCAGGCATGGAGCGTAAAGACCTGCTGGAAGCCAACGCAGCGATCTTCTCCGTGCAAGGTAAAGCGCTGAACGATCACGCCAGCCGTGATGTGAAAGTGCTGGTTGTCGGTAACCCGGCCAACACCAACGCGCTGATTGCTTCCTGCAACGCACCGGACCTGGATGCAGGCCAGTTCACTGCCATGACGCGTTTGGATCACAACCGCGCCCTGACCCAGCTGGCTCAGAAAACCGGCAAGCACGTCACTGACGTTGAAAACATGATCATCTGGGGCAACCACAGTGCCACCCAGTATCCGGATCTGGCCCAGTGCAAAGTCGACGGCAAGGCAGCGTTCGATCTGGTTGAACGCGACTGGTACGAAAACGACTTTATCCCCACCGTGCAGCAGCGCGGCGCGGCGATCATCAAAGCACGTGGCGCTTCCTCTGCCGCTTCTGCTGCCTCTTCCGCCATCGACCATATGCACGACTGGGCGCTGGGTTCCAAAGGCATCGTCAGCATGGCGATTCCGTCCGACGGCAGCTACGGCATCGACGAGGGCATCATCTACTCCTACCCAGTGCGTTGTCAGGGTGGCAAATATGAAATCGTTCAAGGCTTCGAAATTGACGAATTCAGCCAAGAGAAGATGAAAGCCACCGAGAAAGAGTTGCGCGAAGAGCGTGCAGCCGTCGAGCATCTGCTCGGCTAA
- the rppH gene encoding RNA pyrophosphohydrolase, translating into MIDADGFRPNVGIIIANSQGQLLWARRVGQNAWQFPQGGINASETPQQALFRELYEEIGLTAEDVDIVACTRGWLRYRLPRRMIRTHSRPVCIGQKQKWFLLKIRCLESQICMTATPTPEFDGWRWVSYWYPLGQVVPFKREVYRRALRELSPRVQRLAQDED; encoded by the coding sequence GTGATCGACGCTGACGGCTTTCGCCCCAATGTTGGCATTATCATTGCCAATAGCCAGGGGCAGCTGCTTTGGGCGCGTCGGGTAGGACAAAATGCGTGGCAATTTCCCCAGGGGGGCATCAATGCAAGCGAGACGCCACAACAAGCACTTTTTCGTGAGCTTTACGAAGAGATCGGCCTAACCGCCGAGGATGTTGATATTGTTGCCTGCACCCGGGGCTGGCTACGCTACCGTCTGCCACGACGTATGATTCGCACGCATTCGCGTCCGGTCTGTATAGGCCAGAAGCAAAAGTGGTTTTTACTTAAAATCCGTTGCCTGGAAAGCCAAATATGTATGACGGCAACCCCAACACCTGAGTTTGATGGGTGGCGGTGGGTAAGCTACTGGTACCCGCTAGGGCAGGTAGTGCCTTTTAAGCGAGAGGTGTATCGGCGCGCGCTGCGAGAGTTGTCTCCGCGCGTTCAGCGCCTGGCACAGGATGAAGATTAG